The genomic stretch TAACTCATTGTTAATATAAACCTGAGAAAAATGAATCTCTAATATATTTGCTTCAATTTTTGAAAGGTCAATTAAATCGTTAAGAAGGTGAAGTAAATCCTGACCACTACCATTGATATGTTTTAAATAGCTTATTCTTTCCTCTTCCGAAATATGTTTGCCTTGAAGAATTTCTGAGAAGCCAATAATTGAATTGAGGGGGTTTTTAAGCTCGTGAGCAAGAGAAGATATAAATGTACTGATATTTAGTTTAGCTTCTTCGGATATGCGTGCATTTTCTTCTAAATTCTTGGCGTAATCTCTTAACTTTAAATGGTTATCAACGCGTTTATTAAATTCTTCGGCATTAAAGGGTTTTGAAATATAATCTACAGCACCTGATTCAAAGCCTTTAATAACGTCTTTGTGATTATTCAATCCGGTAAGAAAGACAACAGGGACATTAGATGTTGCAGGATGTTGTTTTAGTTTTTCGCATATCTGAAAGCCGTTTATATCAGGGAGTTTAATATCTAAAATGATAATGTCAAAATTATTTGCCCAAGCTTTTGTTAAAGCTGTTTTTCCGTTGGTTGCAGTCGCTATTTTATAGCCTTTTCCTTCTAAAGCTTTTTTCATTAAGCGAATGCCTAAGCTATCATCATCAACAATTAAAACTTTCGCGCTTTTCCCCATTATTAATTAGTCTTATGTGATAAATGTGTCATATACTTACTAATTTCGGTTAAAGATAAAACAAATTTTTGAGCATTTAGTTTTATCGCTTCTCTGGGCATCCCAAAAACTGTACTTGATTCTTTGTCTTGTACAATAGTAATTGCTTTAGCTTCTTTCATTTCTAAAAGTCCTCTGGCACCATCGTCTCCCATGCCCGTTAATAGAATGCCAATTCCCTGTGATCCGACATTATTAGCCATACTTCTGAAAAGTACATCTACGGATGGTTTATGTCTATTTACTAATGGCCCATCAAGAAAATGAACAATATAGTTTAGTCCTTCTTTATTTACTGTCAGGTGAGTATCGCCTCTGGCAATAAGAGCTACTCCGTTTTGTATAATATCTCCATCTTCAGCTTCTTTAATATAGATGTTGCAAAACTGATTTAATCTGTTTGCGAATGCTTTGGTAAAATGAACAGGCATATGTTGTACCACTAATATTCCGGGTGTATCAATGGGTAGCTCTTGTAGTATTTCTTGTATAGCGTTGGTTCCTCCTGTAGATGCTCCAATAGCAATAATCTTTTGATTTAGAAGAGGTGTTGTTTGGACTAATATTTTTTTCTTTAATACTGCGTCAGCACTGTATTTTGGTGGGATATAAAGTTTTTTCTGACTTTTAGATTGTACTTTAGCTTGACTGGCACTTTTTACTTTATCAATAATTAATTGTATACCTTCTTGCCTTCTTCCTTCCTGCACAAAAGGTTTTAAAATAATCTCTAGTGCACCGTATTCTAATGACTTTATGGTTTCAACAGCTCCTTTTTTTGTTAAACTGGATATAATAACAACGGGAATAGGATGCTGAGACATAATTTTCTTTAAAAAAGTCAAGCCGTCCATTTTGGGCATCTCAATGTCGAGTGTTATTACATCGGGAACTTGCTTTTTCATCAAGGCAGCTGCTTCGTACGGATTTTCAGCTTTGCCAATAATATTTATATCGGGGTCGTGTAGAAGGAAGTTTTCTAACATATTCCGCATACTGGCTGAGTCGTCCACTATTAAAACATTTATTTGTCTTTTATCCGTCATTTAGAAATTATGTTTTTCAATAAACTTATGTAGAATTTTAAAATTTGAACTATCCATTAAAATCTTTCGACCTCTTTTTCCTCCTGTGCTGGAGCTAATAATTTTAATGTCATATTCTGCTATTTTTGATAGTGCCATTTTGATATTTCTATCTCCAATATTGTATAAATTATTGGTTGAATTTATAACATTTCCACCGCCAAATATTTTTGCTTCAAGGTTCTCGATAGATGACCCTTTCCATAACATTTTTTTTATAAGTTTGTCAATAGCAATATTGCCATATTTAGGAGATGCTAAGCCTTCGCCATTCCATAAAGGAAGCATAAAATGGTTCATTCCGCCAATTTTTAATTTATTGTCCCATAGGCACACAGCAACACATGATCCCAATATAGTAGTGAACAGTGTTGGCTTTTTAGATACTTCTAAATTGCCGGGGAAAATAAATATTTTAGGCAGTTCTTTCATTTTATATTAAAAAAGTTCTGTGTCGTCACTTGTAAATAAATCTTCGTCTTCCATATAAAAATTTTGCTCCTCGGTTTTGAGAATAGGTAAGCTTATAGAAAAAGTAGTCCCGTCTTCTTTATTACTTTCAAAATGTAAATTTCCATTTAATAATTCTATATAATCATTTACAATTGCCAAACCTAGTCCATGACCCTGATTTAAGGAATTAATACTCGTGTCAAGTTTTTTAAACCTATCGAAAATTACATTGGCATCCTTTTTAGAAATAGGTTTTCCCTGATTGTTTATTCTAAATAAGAATCCATTTTTATTTAATTCAGCATGTATTCTGATTTTATTTTTTTTCGATGAGAATGTAATTGCATTTACAATTAGATTTATTAATATACGTCTAAGTTTCTCAGCATCTGTTACAAAAAAGTCAGAGGAAAAGAAATGTGTAAATTCAAAATACAGAGCGTTTTTCTCTGCTTTAAGGCGTAGGTTTTCAATTATTTCTTCTAAAAAGTCTTTTATTTTAAGATTTACTAATTCCAGATTATTTTCTCCTGATTCAATAGTTGCTGCTGCAAAGATATTTCTAAGCTGGAAATCCAAATCAAAAGCTTCGCTGTAAATGAGCTTACTCATTGCATGAATTTGTGTAATTTGTGAATCGTTAAGTTCATATATGTTTTTAGAAATACCTAGTATAGAAGTAAAGGGATTGATAATTTCATTTGTGATATTAGATAGAAAATGGCTTTTAAAAGCATCAGATTCTTCTAGCTTTTGATTTAACTTATTTAGCTGTTCAATCAATTGCTTTTGCTCTTGTTTTAGCTTAGTGTTTTCGGTTTTTAATTTTTCTAAATTACTATTATTCATGGTATTATTGTTTTTGAAATACGGTTTGGCTAACATTTACTAAAGGCAAATTCAAATGGGTTATTGATTCAGAGTGACCAAGGAATAGATAAGCTCCCGGATTTAATTTCTTGCTTAAGTTTTGTAAAACATGCATTTGATCTTTTTTGGAGAAATAAATTAATACGTTTCTACAAAATATTACATCAAATTTACCATTAAAATTGTAATTTTCATCCATAAGATTGTGCCATAAGAAACTTACTTTATCACGTAATATTTTTTTTATTCGCACCTCATCTTTAGAAGAATCTTTATTTTTTAAAAAATATTTTTTTTTGGTTTTAAGGGGGATAGATTTAGTGTGACTTAATGGGTAAATAGCTTTTAGAGCTTTTGTTAGCATACGTGTAGAAATATCGGTACCTAGAACACTATAATCATAGTCTTGATGTTGTGTAAGTACATCATTTACTTCCATAGCAATAGAGTATACCTCTTCACCACTAGAACAAGCAGCACTCCAAATCTTCAAGTTTTGCGATTTAGAATTATTTATAAAATGGGGGATAACGGTATCTTTTAAAAACTCAAAGTGAATAGATTCGCGATAGAATTCTGTTTTATTTGTAGAAATAAGATCAATCATATGAGGTAGTTCCAGTACTTTGCCTTCATCTGAAAAAACATATTTTGTATATTCTTCAAAGCTTTGGAAATTTAGTTTTACTAGGCGATTAACCAGTCGACCTTGAATCATAATCCTTTTATGATCAGGTAGCTTTATTCCAAAATTAGCATTTATAAATTTACTTATTTTATTAAACTCCGGTTCTTCAAGTACCGCTTTATATGTCATTATAGGATTAAAATCCATATTTATTCGGATATTTTCTACGTTTAAAAGGGCTTAAATATTTTTATTGTTTTTTAGTGAAAAGGTTTTGTTATTTAATATCAGAACTTAGTTCTGAGAATACTTGTGTTATATTTAAAATTAGAATAAATTTTTCTCCTTTTTGAATAACCCCCTCAATATATTTTGAGTTGTATTCCGTTCCTAATTCAGGAGGAGGTAAAATATTTGCATCATCAACTTCAATAACTTCTTGGACGGAATCCATAAGACTTCCTATTTGAAATTTTTCATCATTAGTTGTAATCTCAAGAACTACAATACAGGTGTTTTTAGTGGTTTCTTGAGGTTTAATTTTAAAGCGAGGATGAGGATCAATTACGGGCAAAACTTGGCCGCGAAGGTTCATCACTCCCAGTACATAATCGGGCGAATTGGGCATCTTGGTAATTTCCGGAACACCTAAGATATGTAGTACATGCGCAACATTAGCTGCAAAGGTTTCATTTCCAAGTTTAAACGTTAGATATGAATTTAATTTTTCCATGCTGTTTTAGTTTTTCATTAAACTTCTATTAAAAAGTTTCGAATTCGTTGTCTAAATCGTCATTGCTATTTAAGTCTAATTCAATTCCTTTTAGTTTTTCTATCTTTTTGTTTTTTCTAGTACTTTTATCTTCAATATATTTTGGTGTAATTTTTTTAATTGATTTTTTCTGATTTTGCTTCTTAATGCGGAAAAAACTAATACTATTGGTAAGTTGCTCTGCTTGAGCTGCCATTTCTTCAGCAACAGTTGCCATTTCTTCACTAGAAGCAGCATTTTGTTGAGTAACTTGATTAAGCGTTTGAATACCTGAATTTATTTGATCTATACCTGAACCTTGTTCGTCACTGGCATGACGGATTTCTTTTACCAGTTTTATTGTTTTGTGAATACTTGGTACGGCTAATCTTAGTAATTTTTTTGAATTTAGACTCAGGTCAACTCCGGTTTTGGAAAGTGAATCAATTTCAGCAGCTGCAGCTTTACTTCTTTCAGCTAGTTTTCCAACTTCGGCAGCAACAACGCCAAAACCTTTCCCATGTTCACCGGCACGTGCCGCTTCAACAGCTGCATTTAAAGCGAGAATATTTGTTTGAAATGCAATTTCATCAATAATGCCAATTTTTGATGCTATGGCCTGTATAGATTCTACGGTAGTATTAATATTTTTTCTTCCGTTTTCAAATTCATCTCCGGCTTGTATTGAAATTTGTTCGGTGATATTAGCGTTTTTAGCATTTTGTATAACGTTAGCAGATATTTCTTCCATAGATGCTGCCATTTGCTCCACTGAAGCCGCTTGTTCTGTTGCTCCTTGAGATATCTGTTGACTATTGCTGCTGAGTTCGTTACTTGTAATTTCAATATTGTTGGCGGCAGAATTAATATCTTCTATTATGTTTTTTAAATTATTAACTAATCTTTTTATATTATCTAATAATTCTCCAATTTCATCATTACCATAATCTTCAATCTCTATTGTTAAATCTCCTTCTGCTATCTTTTTAATGTTTGCATTAGCACTTTTTAAGGATCGGGTGATAGTTGTAATAATAAATACATACATAGTGATAATGATTATAATTCCACTAAGTCCAATGTTGCGAGCTTTAGAAAATGCAGATTCGTATAGTTCATCGCTTTCTAAAGCTATTTGCTGGATTGCTTTATCTTGTTGTTTAATAATTGGACGAATGGCATTCGTTATGGGTTCAATAGCAGAATATAAATCATAAGTGATAAGATTTTCTAATTCTGCTTTATCTCTAGCCGATAGAACTCTTTCGAGTTTATCTAGCATTACATCTGCTTTTTGTGATAAAGTACGAATGGCTAATAATTGATTCTTAGATTTCTCATTATTAAGGATAGTAGAATAAAGTTTCCATTTTTCATTGATTTCCTTACGTGCATTTACAATTGTTTTGCTTGCTTCTTGCCAACTAATTGAATTATTATGAACCTTATTTGCTGCATCAATAATGTTTATAGCATACAAATTATTGATAGAATACAGAAGTATGATGGGTTTAATTCTATCATTCTTTAGCATTTCTATATAATTGTGGGATTTTTTAAGGTTAAGAATAGTGCTGTAGTTTTGCCCTACAATAAAAATAATGGTAATAAAAATCATTAAAATGAGAGCGTGGGAAATTTTGATATTTTTAATAAACTTTTTCATAAAGCTATATTTTTGGTTGAATTCTTTGTTTTATCTATTGAATTAATAATTTTATTGGTATCTAAAACTAAGGCTACCTGTCCGTTACCCATGATTGAAGCTCCTGAAATAATATCGTGCTGATGAAATTGCTTTCCAATTGATTTTACAACCACTTGTGCCTGCTTTTCTACATTGTCAATAATAATTCCCATTCGTTGATTTTCGTAATTGACGACTATCACCATTTCTTTATCAGGTGCTTTAGAGTCAACATTAAAATGTTGTCTGAGGTAAATAAAAGGGATTTGCTCACTATCAATTACCATTGTGTTATTAAAGGCTTTTGTAATTTTGGTATGCGATACTGGTCTTATTTTGTTTATTACCGGAATAGGAATAATATAAGGAGTTTTATCAATGTTTACAATTAGACCATCAATAATAGAAAGTGTAAGAGGGAGTTTTAAAGTAAATGTAGTTCCTACATTTAATGTGCTATCAATTAGCAGTTCCCCTTGAATTTTTTGGATATTTCTTTTTACAACATCCATTCCAACACCGCGACCACTAATATCCGAAATCTTTTC from Bacteroidales bacterium encodes the following:
- a CDS encoding chemotaxis response regulator protein-glutamate methylesterase, with protein sequence MTDKRQINVLIVDDSASMRNMLENFLLHDPDINIIGKAENPYEAAALMKKQVPDVITLDIEMPKMDGLTFLKKIMSQHPIPVVIISSLTKKGAVETIKSLEYGALEIILKPFVQEGRRQEGIQLIIDKVKSASQAKVQSKSQKKLYIPPKYSADAVLKKKILVQTTPLLNQKIIAIGASTGGTNAIQEILQELPIDTPGILVVQHMPVHFTKAFANRLNQFCNIYIKEAEDGDIIQNGVALIARGDTHLTVNKEGLNYIVHFLDGPLVNRHKPSVDVLFRSMANNVGSQGIGILLTGMGDDGARGLLEMKEAKAITIVQDKESSTVFGMPREAIKLNAQKFVLSLTEISKYMTHLSHKTN
- a CDS encoding chemotaxis protein CheD, producing the protein MKELPKIFIFPGNLEVSKKPTLFTTILGSCVAVCLWDNKLKIGGMNHFMLPLWNGEGLASPKYGNIAIDKLIKKMLWKGSSIENLEAKIFGGGNVINSTNNLYNIGDRNIKMALSKIAEYDIKIISSSTGGKRGRKILMDSSNFKILHKFIEKHNF
- a CDS encoding HAMP domain-containing histidine kinase; this encodes MNNSNLEKLKTENTKLKQEQKQLIEQLNKLNQKLEESDAFKSHFLSNITNEIINPFTSILGISKNIYELNDSQITQIHAMSKLIYSEAFDLDFQLRNIFAAATIESGENNLELVNLKIKDFLEEIIENLRLKAEKNALYFEFTHFFSSDFFVTDAEKLRRILINLIVNAITFSSKKNKIRIHAELNKNGFLFRINNQGKPISKKDANVIFDRFKKLDTSINSLNQGHGLGLAIVNDYIELLNGNLHFESNKEDGTTFSISLPILKTEEQNFYMEDEDLFTSDDTELF
- a CDS encoding protein-glutamate O-methyltransferase; its protein translation is MDFNPIMTYKAVLEEPEFNKISKFINANFGIKLPDHKRIMIQGRLVNRLVKLNFQSFEEYTKYVFSDEGKVLELPHMIDLISTNKTEFYRESIHFEFLKDTVIPHFINNSKSQNLKIWSAACSSGEEVYSIAMEVNDVLTQHQDYDYSVLGTDISTRMLTKALKAIYPLSHTKSIPLKTKKKYFLKNKDSSKDEVRIKKILRDKVSFLWHNLMDENYNFNGKFDVIFCRNVLIYFSKKDQMHVLQNLSKKLNPGAYLFLGHSESITHLNLPLVNVSQTVFQKQ
- a CDS encoding purine-binding chemotaxis protein CheW; protein product: MEKLNSYLTFKLGNETFAANVAHVLHILGVPEITKMPNSPDYVLGVMNLRGQVLPVIDPHPRFKIKPQETTKNTCIVVLEITTNDEKFQIGSLMDSVQEVIEVDDANILPPPELGTEYNSKYIEGVIQKGEKFILILNITQVFSELSSDIK
- a CDS encoding HAMP domain-containing protein; this translates as MKKFIKNIKISHALILMIFITIIFIVGQNYSTILNLKKSHNYIEMLKNDRIKPIILLYSINNLYAINIIDAANKVHNNSISWQEASKTIVNARKEINEKWKLYSTILNNEKSKNQLLAIRTLSQKADVMLDKLERVLSARDKAELENLITYDLYSAIEPITNAIRPIIKQQDKAIQQIALESDELYESAFSKARNIGLSGIIIIITMYVFIITTITRSLKSANANIKKIAEGDLTIEIEDYGNDEIGELLDNIKRLVNNLKNIIEDINSAANNIEITSNELSSNSQQISQGATEQAASVEQMAASMEEISANVIQNAKNANITEQISIQAGDEFENGRKNINTTVESIQAIASKIGIIDEIAFQTNILALNAAVEAARAGEHGKGFGVVAAEVGKLAERSKAAAAEIDSLSKTGVDLSLNSKKLLRLAVPSIHKTIKLVKEIRHASDEQGSGIDQINSGIQTLNQVTQQNAASSEEMATVAEEMAAQAEQLTNSISFFRIKKQNQKKSIKKITPKYIEDKSTRKNKKIEKLKGIELDLNSNDDLDNEFETF